In one window of Bdellovibrio bacteriovorus W DNA:
- a CDS encoding Copper resistance protein CopA (COG2132 Putative multicopper oxidases): MRAIHLLMISLVTTLVSGPALAKTVRYELVVKNEKMNLSGKKEVDFALTVNGGIPAPTLEFTEGDDAEILVKNEIPNEEVSIHWHGILLPPEEDGVAYVNTPPIHPGQSRLFKFKIRQNGTYWYHSHTAVQEQKGVYGAFIIHPKRKALPYDKDAVVVLSDWSDENSDQIVRNLRKDGDYYLFKKDSVRSYFGAIQAGGLKTHLQNEWSRMGGMDLSDVGYDAFLINGKRNSQLLTAHPGEKIRVRIINSAASSYFYVSMGIPMTVIAADGVDIEPVQANELLMGMAETYDILVTLPEHKNYELRATVQDVTGHGSTWIGMAEAQKVSAPNKPLPDMYASMDHSGHGGGSMSGMDHSAHGGHSEMEKMDHSKMDHSKMDHSKANEDHSAHVDHSAHTGHATHKKSEPSDLMPLTIAKGPIDWSSQSDAMLRQNASPRDLKAALSKPAIDTLTVDALTALQPTTLPKDAKVHELKLVLGGDMERYIWHINGKAMYQDSLLRINSGEVVRFIFQNDTMMHHPMHLHGHFFRVVNAQGEKSPLKHTVDVPPHETRTIEFYANEPGQWMLHCHNLYHMKTGMARIVRYNDFKLTPEMEANASQDPHLHDHWYNHTQLEAGSNHAKAQFRLMNTWGEIDLKLESANIDGKNFSFGEKWDTEGDLVYRRWFSNFFNVFGGGTLYHKEGFGTAGVGYILPMLIETAVSVNHEGHFRFDVEKRFQWTKNVFSDAEFSWRPDWKGDRDTEFEVSLMYGPSWYWAAGLMFTEKSAGVGAQIQF, translated from the coding sequence ATGAGAGCTATTCATTTACTGATGATTTCGTTAGTCACCACTCTTGTGAGTGGTCCTGCGCTGGCGAAGACCGTGCGTTACGAACTTGTCGTCAAGAACGAAAAGATGAATTTAAGCGGCAAGAAGGAAGTGGATTTTGCGCTCACTGTGAACGGTGGAATTCCAGCGCCAACGCTTGAGTTCACGGAAGGTGACGATGCTGAAATCTTAGTAAAAAACGAAATCCCCAACGAAGAGGTCTCGATTCATTGGCACGGAATTTTACTTCCACCGGAAGAAGATGGAGTTGCTTACGTCAATACGCCTCCTATCCATCCTGGGCAATCGCGGCTTTTTAAATTTAAAATCAGACAGAACGGTACATACTGGTATCACTCGCACACAGCTGTTCAAGAGCAAAAAGGCGTTTATGGTGCTTTCATCATTCATCCGAAGAGGAAAGCCCTTCCATACGACAAAGATGCTGTCGTGGTCTTAAGCGACTGGTCTGATGAAAATTCCGATCAGATTGTTCGCAATCTTAGAAAAGACGGTGACTACTATCTTTTCAAAAAAGATTCTGTTCGATCCTACTTTGGAGCTATACAAGCAGGTGGTTTGAAGACACATCTTCAGAACGAATGGAGCCGCATGGGCGGTATGGACCTTTCTGACGTGGGCTATGATGCATTTTTAATTAACGGGAAAAGAAATTCGCAGCTTCTAACGGCTCATCCTGGAGAAAAAATTCGGGTCAGAATTATTAACTCTGCGGCGTCGAGTTACTTCTATGTCTCTATGGGGATTCCGATGACGGTTATCGCCGCCGACGGTGTTGATATCGAGCCCGTACAAGCTAACGAACTGCTCATGGGAATGGCCGAGACTTATGACATTCTTGTAACGCTGCCAGAGCACAAGAATTATGAACTTCGAGCTACCGTACAAGATGTAACGGGACATGGTTCAACTTGGATTGGGATGGCGGAAGCGCAAAAAGTATCTGCTCCGAATAAACCTCTCCCTGATATGTATGCCTCAATGGACCATAGCGGACATGGTGGAGGCTCAATGTCGGGCATGGATCACAGTGCTCACGGTGGCCATTCTGAAATGGAAAAAATGGATCATTCTAAGATGGACCATTCTAAGATGGATCACTCAAAAGCAAATGAAGATCACAGCGCCCATGTGGATCACTCTGCGCATACCGGTCACGCTACACACAAAAAATCTGAGCCTTCAGACTTGATGCCATTGACGATAGCTAAGGGACCCATCGATTGGAGCAGTCAATCAGATGCCATGCTCAGACAAAATGCGAGTCCACGCGATTTGAAGGCGGCATTATCAAAGCCAGCTATTGATACGCTTACAGTCGATGCCTTAACAGCACTTCAACCAACGACTCTACCGAAGGACGCTAAGGTGCACGAACTCAAGCTCGTCCTCGGCGGAGATATGGAGCGTTACATCTGGCATATCAATGGCAAGGCCATGTATCAAGATAGCTTACTTCGAATCAACAGTGGCGAAGTTGTTCGCTTTATTTTTCAGAACGATACGATGATGCATCACCCGATGCACTTGCATGGACATTTTTTCCGCGTCGTAAATGCTCAGGGCGAGAAATCACCGCTCAAGCACACCGTCGATGTGCCGCCTCACGAAACGCGAACGATTGAGTTTTATGCAAATGAGCCTGGTCAGTGGATGCTCCACTGTCACAATCTTTATCACATGAAGACGGGCATGGCGCGGATCGTTCGCTACAACGATTTCAAGCTGACACCTGAGATGGAAGCGAATGCGAGTCAAGATCCACACCTTCATGATCATTGGTACAATCACACTCAGCTTGAAGCGGGTAGCAATCATGCGAAAGCACAATTCCGATTGATGAACACATGGGGTGAAATTGACCTCAAGCTTGAGTCCGCTAACATTGATGGTAAGAACTTTTCTTTTGGTGAAAAGTGGGACACGGAAGGTGATCTCGTGTATCGCCGCTGGTTCTCGAATTTCTTTAACGTCTTTGGTGGTGGAACTCTTTATCACAAAGAAGGATTCGGTACGGCTGGTGTTGGTTATATACTCCCAATGCTCATCGAAACGGCTGTTTCTGTAAACCACGAAGGGCACTTTCGCTTTGATGTGGAAAAGCGTTTCCAGTGGACTAAAAACGTGTTCTCCGATGCGGAATTCTCATGGCGTCCTGATTGGAAGGGTGATCGCGATACCGAGTTTGAAGTGAGCCTGATGTATGGACCTTCATGGTACTGGGCCGCAGGTCTTATGTTTACAGAAAAGAGTGCCGGAGTTGGGGCACAGATCCAGTTCTAA
- a CDS encoding cation-transporting ATPase (COG2217 Cation transport ATPase): MIDPKTAKGGSSIFKDQTYFFCSPTCKAKFEAEPLKYLKKQEPELVTAADKEKIYTCPMHPEIRQKGPGNCPICGMALEPEEVSLEEEENPELIDFTKRLKLSAALSIPLALLAMSDLIPGQPVQHAMPEWLYAGTQFLLATPVVLWGGFPFFERGWASIKTRNLNMFTLIAIGTGVAYLYSVVATFFPGLFPESVRVHGGMLPLYFEAAAVITTLVLVGQVLELRARSQTGNAIRALLGLAPKTARKVSPDGTEEDLPLEHVHVGDRLRVRPGEKVPVDGRVVEGMSSIDESMITGEPIPVEKTEGQSVTGSTVNGSGTFIMEATRVGSDTLLSQIVKMVSQAQRSRAPIQKLADRVSAYFVPAVIVIAVLTAVSWFFVGPEPAMTYAILNSVAVLIIACPCALGLATPMSIMVGTGKGATHGVLIKNAEALETMEKITTLIVDKTGTLTVGKPKLAVVKPFSGFSEDEILGLAASLERVSEHPLAEAIVEGAKERGLLLEDVKDFESLTGRGLKGKVAGKEILIGNKRLMSEFNIESHELVIAAEELQKTGHGAMLIAIDQKPAGVLAVKDPIKETTKEAISYFHAKGIEVIMLTGDNRHTAEVVATQIGIDRFEAEVLPEQKNAIVKQLQAKGKLVAMAGDGINDAPALAQANVGIAMGTGTDVAMESASVTLVKGDLLGIVRAHRLSQETMKNIRQNLFFAFIYNALGVPVAAGLLYPTFGILLSPMFASLAMSLSSVSVIANALRLRRVKLN; the protein is encoded by the coding sequence ATGATCGATCCGAAAACCGCCAAAGGTGGAAGCTCTATCTTTAAGGACCAGACGTACTTCTTCTGTAGTCCAACGTGCAAAGCAAAGTTCGAGGCCGAGCCCCTCAAGTACCTAAAAAAACAAGAGCCTGAGCTAGTCACAGCAGCAGACAAGGAAAAAATATACACCTGCCCCATGCACCCAGAGATCCGGCAAAAAGGCCCAGGCAATTGCCCCATCTGTGGTATGGCACTTGAGCCAGAAGAGGTAAGCCTTGAGGAAGAGGAAAATCCTGAACTTATCGATTTCACAAAACGCTTGAAATTAAGCGCCGCCCTTTCAATCCCTCTCGCTCTCCTTGCGATGTCTGATCTAATTCCTGGGCAACCCGTGCAGCACGCGATGCCCGAGTGGCTTTATGCAGGTACACAGTTCTTGCTAGCGACACCTGTCGTCTTATGGGGTGGGTTTCCTTTTTTCGAACGTGGTTGGGCTTCGATCAAAACCCGTAATCTCAATATGTTCACCCTAATCGCGATCGGAACAGGCGTTGCCTATCTCTATAGTGTGGTCGCTACCTTCTTTCCAGGACTCTTTCCTGAGAGCGTAAGAGTCCACGGGGGGATGCTACCACTTTATTTTGAAGCGGCAGCAGTCATCACCACACTTGTTTTAGTGGGACAGGTACTTGAGCTTCGCGCTCGAAGTCAGACCGGAAATGCCATTAGAGCACTTCTCGGACTTGCACCCAAAACGGCTCGTAAAGTGAGCCCAGACGGCACTGAAGAGGACCTCCCGCTTGAGCACGTTCATGTCGGAGATCGCCTTCGCGTTCGACCTGGAGAGAAAGTTCCCGTCGATGGAAGAGTGGTTGAAGGAATGAGCTCTATTGATGAGTCAATGATCACGGGTGAGCCGATTCCGGTGGAGAAAACGGAAGGCCAATCCGTTACGGGTTCAACTGTGAATGGATCAGGAACTTTCATCATGGAAGCAACCAGAGTCGGTTCAGATACTCTTCTCTCGCAAATCGTAAAGATGGTCTCTCAAGCGCAACGAAGCCGCGCCCCGATTCAAAAACTTGCCGACCGCGTGTCGGCATACTTTGTTCCCGCCGTCATCGTGATCGCTGTCCTCACTGCCGTGAGTTGGTTTTTTGTTGGCCCTGAACCCGCGATGACCTATGCCATCTTGAATTCAGTCGCCGTTCTTATTATAGCGTGTCCGTGCGCCTTGGGACTTGCTACACCGATGTCTATCATGGTCGGAACGGGAAAAGGCGCAACCCACGGGGTCCTCATTAAAAACGCCGAGGCCCTTGAGACGATGGAGAAAATCACAACCCTCATTGTCGATAAAACTGGAACCCTGACAGTCGGAAAACCAAAACTTGCGGTCGTGAAGCCCTTCTCTGGGTTTTCCGAAGATGAGATTCTAGGGCTTGCGGCATCCCTTGAGCGAGTCAGTGAACACCCGTTGGCTGAAGCGATTGTTGAGGGAGCCAAAGAGCGCGGCCTTTTGCTCGAAGACGTAAAAGATTTTGAATCCCTGACTGGGCGTGGACTCAAAGGAAAAGTCGCGGGCAAAGAGATCTTGATCGGTAACAAACGCCTGATGTCTGAATTCAATATCGAATCTCATGAACTCGTAATTGCTGCCGAGGAACTTCAGAAAACAGGTCATGGGGCCATGTTAATTGCCATTGATCAAAAGCCGGCCGGCGTTCTTGCTGTGAAAGATCCCATCAAAGAGACCACGAAAGAAGCGATCTCATACTTTCATGCGAAAGGGATTGAAGTCATCATGTTGACTGGCGACAACCGCCATACGGCTGAAGTCGTGGCCACGCAGATTGGCATTGATCGCTTTGAGGCTGAAGTCTTGCCAGAGCAGAAGAACGCAATCGTTAAGCAGTTACAAGCAAAAGGAAAGCTAGTCGCCATGGCGGGCGACGGTATTAACGATGCTCCGGCTCTGGCGCAAGCTAATGTCGGTATTGCTATGGGAACTGGAACCGATGTCGCAATGGAATCAGCCAGCGTCACCCTCGTCAAGGGCGACCTTCTCGGCATCGTGCGAGCACACCGTTTAAGCCAAGAGACGATGAAGAACATCCGCCAAAACCTGTTCTTCGCGTTTATTTACAATGCCCTCGGTGTTCCAGTGGCAGCGGGTCTTCTTTACCCAACCTTTGGAATTCTCTTAAGCCCCATGTTCGCAAGCCTTGCGATGAGTCTGAGTTCAGTTTCTGTCATTGCCAATGCCTTGCGATTAAGAAGAGTAAAGTTGAACTAA
- a CDS encoding putative secreted nuclease (COG2356 Endonuclease I): MGRSSFVLFSFAFFLISFAANADLRTDLKRQVESDHHPISYGRAQMELLGNIALTRLNDGSYAIDEVYCSTPYGTPRLGNSVGPGKKPSSMIINVEHTAAQSWFKGRYYAGVAKADLHHLYPSDSRANSMRGHFAFGEVHRIKNAPKCFDDEGRSISTESKLGAGNDKGGELVFEPPTAHKGNVARALFYFSVRYDFPLKPSLEDTLRRWHKLDPVDQTEVERNNAIARIQGNRNPFIDHPEYADQIANF; the protein is encoded by the coding sequence GTGGGCCGCTCTTCATTCGTTCTATTTTCATTCGCGTTCTTTTTAATATCATTCGCTGCCAATGCAGATCTTCGCACTGACTTAAAAAGACAGGTCGAATCTGACCACCATCCGATTTCATATGGCCGAGCCCAAATGGAGCTACTTGGAAATATAGCACTCACTCGCCTCAACGATGGTTCTTATGCCATTGATGAAGTTTATTGCTCCACACCTTACGGAACACCTCGCTTAGGGAACTCTGTCGGACCAGGCAAAAAGCCCTCTTCAATGATCATTAATGTCGAGCACACAGCTGCACAATCTTGGTTTAAAGGCCGATATTACGCGGGCGTTGCGAAAGCTGACTTACACCACCTGTACCCATCAGATTCTCGCGCTAATTCCATGCGTGGACACTTTGCCTTTGGCGAAGTTCATAGAATCAAGAACGCCCCAAAATGCTTTGATGATGAAGGCCGAAGCATTTCAACGGAATCTAAGTTAGGAGCAGGAAATGACAAAGGTGGCGAACTTGTTTTTGAGCCACCGACTGCACATAAAGGCAACGTAGCAAGAGCACTCTTTTATTTTTCAGTTCGCTATGACTTTCCCTTAAAGCCTAGCTTAGAAGATACTCTGCGCCGCTGGCACAAGCTTGACCCTGTCGACCAAACAGAAGTAGAGCGTAATAATGCTATTGCAAGAATCCAAGGCAACCGCAATCCATTCATTGATCACCCAGAATACGCAGATCAAATCGCCAACTTTTAA
- a CDS encoding putative oxidoreductase (COG0431 Predicted flavoprotein) has translation MAKFLMIGMSLRKDSFNKKLISNAHKILSGENSEHEFELVQFNDFPMPVYDGDVEKAGMPEGVVSLGKKISEADAVIFSTPEYNGGMPGPFKNAVDWVSRIFPMPWPGKQVLLLGASPGALGAIRSLGHSRVPLESIGVFVYPEMFGLPRAHEAFDENGTLKDPATTEKLKKLLLKFRDHVAGGSRIDRSN, from the coding sequence ATGGCAAAGTTTTTAATGATTGGAATGTCTCTTAGAAAAGACTCTTTTAATAAAAAGCTGATCTCGAACGCTCACAAAATTTTGAGCGGCGAAAACTCAGAACATGAATTTGAACTTGTACAATTCAATGACTTTCCCATGCCAGTCTACGATGGCGATGTTGAAAAAGCCGGAATGCCTGAAGGAGTCGTTAGCCTGGGCAAAAAAATCAGCGAAGCCGATGCCGTCATTTTCTCCACTCCGGAATACAACGGAGGAATGCCAGGTCCTTTTAAAAATGCCGTCGACTGGGTTTCAAGAATATTTCCAATGCCATGGCCTGGAAAACAAGTGCTACTTTTAGGAGCCTCGCCAGGAGCTTTAGGAGCTATCCGTAGCTTAGGTCACTCAAGAGTCCCTTTAGAATCCATTGGCGTTTTTGTATATCCAGAGATGTTTGGCCTTCCAAGAGCTCATGAGGCTTTCGATGAGAATGGAACTCTTAAAGATCCCGCCACTACAGAAAAATTAAAGAAATTACTTTTAAAATTTAGAGATCATGTTGCTGGTGGATCCCGAATAGATCGTTCCAATTAG
- a CDS encoding putative RNA-binding protein (COG0724 RNA-binding proteins (RRM domain)) yields the protein MGKKLYIGNLSFTVNDASLVELFSQHGTVESARIVTDRDSGRSRGFAFVEMSADSEASMAIDKLNGFELSGRNLTVSEAKEMAPRESRGGRDNFNRSRY from the coding sequence ATGGGAAAAAAATTATATATCGGAAATCTTTCTTTCACTGTAAACGACGCTTCGTTAGTAGAGTTATTCTCTCAACACGGCACTGTTGAATCAGCTCGCATCGTAACGGATCGCGACTCAGGTCGCAGCAGAGGTTTTGCTTTCGTTGAAATGTCAGCAGACTCCGAAGCTTCAATGGCCATCGATAAACTAAATGGTTTTGAATTATCTGGTCGTAACCTGACTGTGAGCGAAGCTAAAGAAATGGCTCCTCGCGAAAGTCGCGGTGGACGCGATAATTTTAACCGCAGTCGTTACTAG
- a CDS encoding translation initiation factor IF-1 (COG0361 Translation initiation factor 1 (IF-1)): MAKDDLVKVDGKVMNISGGGSYDIKLDNGIDITGKLCGKMKKFNIKIVVGDRVIVGISPYDTTHGLILLRHKIHR; the protein is encoded by the coding sequence ATGGCTAAAGATGATCTTGTGAAGGTTGATGGCAAAGTCATGAATATATCAGGTGGCGGAAGCTATGATATAAAGCTTGATAACGGCATCGACATCACTGGAAAACTTTGCGGTAAGATGAAGAAGTTTAACATCAAGATCGTCGTCGGCGATCGAGTGATCGTTGGTATTTCACCGTACGATACGACGCATGGACTTATTCTTTTACGGCATAAAATTCATAGATAA
- a CDS encoding ATPase, E1-E2 type (COG0474 Cation transport ATPase) — MEHEILSFSKKENERQFQGLSRSFALQRLDEEGFNELPTSKARRSHQIIWNILKEPMIYLLLGCGAIYFFLGDRQEATILLAFLLLIIGIEFFQEQKAEQSLEALRELSSPRALILRDGKKVRISSREIVREDIIFINEGDKVPADAQVIKSSHLAADESLLTGESMPVSKTNTSKVYAGTTIIAGQGMAFVTAIGANTQIGKIGKSLQETESTNSRLQRETRRLVQKVAVISVLICIAVFITFAITRNDWLEGFLAGLTLAMAIMPNELPAVLTIFLALGAWRLSKRRVLTRKLPAVENLGAATTLCVDKTGTLTLNKMKIHKLYAQGDFLDLSDSNQKNIPEKFHEALEFGILASRQDPFDPMEIAFLSAGGQFLENTEHLHYDWILEREYPLTPELLAISHAWKTQSDGNYIIGAKGAPEAIIDLCHLESSMSQEISQMAELMASEGLRVLGVAKAIYAEPSLPQIQHDFDFVFVGLIGLADPIRSEVPAAISECHSAGIRVIMITGDHSTTARSIAKRIGLKNSHLVLTGSELSELSKKDLSKRIESINIFSRVSPMQKLQIVEALKSAGEVVAMTGDGVNDAPALKAADIGIAMGQRGTDVARESADLVLLDDDFGSIVESIRMGRRIYSNLRNALQYLFSAHVPIAGMSVFPVIFQSPLVLLPMHIALLHLIIEPASSIAFEIEPASSSTMKKPPRSAHQLLFDKQLWTKSLVSGVGVLIALIFIYQIALSRELGASEARALVFTSLIFSNIALIFLNSSSQKTLTEKVLKNRNRAVEITAFFSILLLLLSLYLPSFRDLMKFSFLHWDDLAICLFLGVSSVLISQGLSTSLIKEK; from the coding sequence ATGGAACATGAAATTCTCTCTTTCTCTAAAAAGGAAAATGAACGGCAGTTTCAAGGGCTATCTCGCTCTTTTGCACTCCAACGCCTAGATGAAGAAGGGTTTAACGAACTTCCAACCTCTAAAGCTCGGCGCAGTCACCAAATTATTTGGAATATTCTCAAAGAGCCAATGATCTATTTGCTCTTAGGCTGTGGAGCTATCTACTTCTTTTTAGGAGATCGGCAGGAGGCTACAATACTTCTCGCGTTTCTTTTGCTCATTATCGGCATCGAGTTTTTTCAAGAGCAAAAGGCAGAGCAATCCCTTGAAGCATTAAGAGAACTCTCGAGTCCCCGTGCTTTAATTTTACGAGATGGAAAGAAAGTTAGAATTTCTAGTCGTGAGATCGTGCGGGAAGACATTATTTTCATTAATGAAGGAGATAAGGTTCCAGCCGATGCGCAAGTGATAAAAAGCAGTCATTTGGCTGCTGACGAATCTTTGCTAACTGGAGAATCAATGCCAGTCAGTAAAACGAATACTTCAAAAGTTTATGCTGGAACGACTATTATTGCTGGACAAGGGATGGCTTTCGTCACAGCTATTGGTGCAAACACGCAGATCGGAAAAATTGGTAAATCTCTTCAAGAAACAGAGTCAACCAACTCAAGACTGCAGAGGGAGACAAGAAGATTAGTTCAAAAAGTTGCAGTCATATCTGTTTTGATTTGTATTGCGGTTTTCATTACATTTGCAATAACACGAAATGACTGGCTTGAGGGTTTTTTAGCCGGCTTAACTTTGGCGATGGCAATAATGCCCAATGAACTCCCCGCCGTTCTCACAATATTCTTGGCGCTCGGAGCTTGGCGTTTATCAAAACGAAGAGTTTTAACACGCAAGTTACCTGCTGTAGAAAACTTAGGTGCAGCTACCACCTTGTGTGTAGATAAAACAGGAACACTGACTTTAAATAAGATGAAAATACATAAGCTCTACGCTCAGGGGGACTTTTTAGATCTCTCAGATTCAAATCAAAAAAATATTCCAGAGAAATTTCATGAAGCATTAGAGTTTGGAATTTTAGCGAGCCGACAAGATCCTTTTGACCCTATGGAGATCGCTTTCCTATCCGCAGGCGGGCAGTTTCTAGAAAATACAGAACATTTGCATTATGATTGGATCTTAGAAAGAGAATATCCTCTGACTCCGGAACTTCTTGCAATCTCCCATGCTTGGAAAACCCAATCTGATGGGAACTACATTATTGGAGCTAAAGGCGCTCCAGAAGCAATTATTGATTTGTGTCACTTAGAAAGCTCTATGTCTCAAGAAATCAGTCAGATGGCGGAGCTTATGGCCAGCGAGGGCCTTCGAGTTCTAGGTGTAGCAAAGGCGATTTACGCGGAGCCCTCGCTTCCACAAATACAACATGACTTTGATTTTGTCTTTGTAGGACTGATTGGCTTGGCAGATCCTATTCGCAGCGAGGTCCCCGCTGCAATTTCCGAGTGCCATAGTGCAGGAATTCGTGTGATTATGATCACTGGTGATCATTCTACAACCGCACGAAGTATCGCAAAAAGAATAGGTCTAAAAAACTCTCACCTAGTTCTTACAGGGTCGGAACTTTCAGAGCTGTCTAAAAAAGATCTTTCGAAAAGAATAGAAAGCATCAATATATTCTCGCGTGTTTCGCCAATGCAAAAGTTGCAAATCGTCGAGGCTCTTAAAAGTGCAGGAGAAGTTGTTGCGATGACCGGCGATGGCGTCAACGATGCTCCAGCACTGAAAGCCGCCGATATCGGAATTGCCATGGGCCAAAGGGGCACGGACGTAGCGAGAGAATCGGCTGACCTAGTTCTACTCGATGATGATTTTGGATCTATCGTCGAATCTATAAGAATGGGCCGAAGAATCTATTCAAATCTCAGGAATGCACTTCAATATCTTTTCTCGGCCCATGTTCCTATAGCAGGTATGTCCGTCTTTCCTGTAATTTTCCAGTCGCCTTTGGTGCTTCTTCCTATGCATATTGCTCTCCTCCACCTAATTATTGAGCCAGCTTCGTCAATCGCTTTTGAAATTGAACCAGCTTCGAGTTCAACAATGAAAAAACCGCCAAGAAGTGCGCATCAGCTCCTCTTCGACAAACAACTATGGACCAAAAGCCTTGTCAGTGGAGTTGGTGTTTTGATCGCTTTGATTTTTATTTATCAGATTGCTTTATCGCGAGAATTGGGAGCTTCTGAAGCAAGGGCCCTCGTTTTTACTTCTCTTATATTTTCCAATATAGCGCTTATATTTTTAAATAGCTCATCACAAAAAACTTTAACTGAAAAAGTTCTTAAAAATCGTAACCGTGCAGTTGAAATCACAGCTTTTTTTTCGATTCTCTTACTTCTTCTATCTCTATACCTTCCCTCCTTTAGAGATCTAATGAAGTTCTCATTTTTGCACTGGGATGATTTAGCAATATGTCTATTTTTAGGCGTTTCGAGTGTCCTAATCAGTCAGGGCCTCTCTACCTCACTAATTAAAGAAAAATGA
- a CDS encoding hypothetical protein (COG0589 Universal stress protein UspA and related nucleotide-binding proteins), which translates to MALTNLVLADDFSNTSSQGRNRSKLSRQLASHLSEILKAHLHIIYVEDTPEFHFDGSLLNLVDPIHACQLDDLKQTIEETTGNTNIHLEIAMGSPAEKILEYANSTSSKLIVTGTRGLRGPGKLFLGSVTEEVARNSQIPVFVIGPTVKRISFSCRQEHPRILLLTDLSWTSKNAENYTKKLAKQTNAEVTILHSVGEPIHKLKQLVYRSRVPIFSLDERVAEMKKWAYENLNRCKEKFTEDNILVQIILLHKEHDFLIDFKKELKNGYDLVIIGTHGRTKTMTSFLGSTARKACLVSSTPVAIVPSKSNNISSS; encoded by the coding sequence GTGGCTCTAACAAATCTTGTCCTCGCAGATGATTTTAGCAATACCTCTTCTCAAGGTAGGAATCGTTCTAAGTTATCAAGACAACTGGCTTCTCATTTAAGTGAAATCCTCAAAGCCCATTTACATATTATCTATGTTGAGGACACACCGGAGTTTCACTTCGATGGAAGCTTATTAAATCTCGTTGATCCTATTCATGCTTGCCAATTAGATGATCTAAAACAAACTATAGAAGAAACCACAGGGAATACGAATATTCATTTAGAGATTGCAATGGGCTCACCTGCTGAAAAGATCCTTGAATATGCAAATTCAACCTCTTCAAAGCTTATTGTAACTGGCACGCGAGGTTTGCGTGGTCCTGGGAAGTTGTTTTTAGGAAGTGTAACAGAAGAAGTAGCTAGAAATAGTCAAATCCCTGTTTTTGTCATAGGTCCTACCGTCAAAAGAATCTCTTTCTCCTGTCGGCAAGAACATCCAAGAATTCTTTTACTGACGGATCTTTCATGGACAAGTAAAAATGCAGAGAACTATACCAAAAAATTAGCAAAACAAACGAATGCAGAAGTCACGATCCTGCATTCGGTTGGAGAACCAATTCATAAACTTAAACAGTTAGTTTATCGCAGCCGTGTTCCTATTTTTTCTCTTGATGAACGTGTTGCAGAGATGAAGAAATGGGCGTACGAAAATCTAAATCGATGTAAAGAAAAATTCACAGAGGACAATATTCTAGTCCAAATAATATTGCTCCATAAAGAACACGATTTTCTGATAGACTTCAAAAAGGAACTCAAAAACGGCTATGACTTAGTCATCATAGGAACCCATGGACGCACTAAAACCATGACCTCTTTCTTAGGAAGTACCGCTCGAAAAGCATGCCTTGTCTCGTCAACTCCTGTCGCTATCGTTCCCTCTAAATCCAACAATATATCTTCTTCCTGA